The segment TGTGCGACAGGGTAGCATTGGTACAATCAGGTTCTATTCTCAGCATTGATACACCGCAACAGATCGTTGCCTCATTCGGCCGATCCATGTTTGCAGTACGTGCCAAGAACATGTTGCATCTATTGAATGATTTGAAAACATTTGATGCAGTTGCCAATGCTTATCCCTCAGGCATCTATCATCATGTGGTGATGAAAAATGGTGGAGGAGCTGATCTGTTGCATCAATTTCTTTCAAGCAAGCGACACGCAGAACTGGAAATTGTGCAAGGCAAACCAACGATTGAAGATTGTTTCATGCAACTGATGCGTAATTAATATGGCAAACGATAAAATCATAACAGCACAGGAACTCAGTAAACGCTTCGGACATTTTACTGCAGTAGATGCCATTACGTTTGATGTGCACAAAGGAGAAATCTTCGGTTTTCTTGGTGCGAACGGTGCAGGTAAAACAACAGCCATGCGTATGTTATGTGGTTTATCAAAACCAACAGGGGGTAAAGCAACTGTTGCAGGCTTTGATGTGTACACGCAGAATGAGCAGATCAAAAAGAATATTGGTTATATGAGCCAGAAGTTTTCGTTGTATGAAGACTTAACTGTGAATGAGAACATGCAGTTGTATGGTGGTATTTATGGAAAGAGCAATGCATTCATTAAAGAGAAAACAGCTTTTATTCTTGATCACTTGCACCTGGAGAAAGAAGCAAACAAACTGGTTGGCGCATTGCCCCTCGGCTGGAAACAGAAGCTGGCATTTTCAGTCGCCATTTTTCATGAACCGGAAATTGTTTTTTTAGATGAACCAACGGGTGGAGTTGATCCTGTTACCCGTCGTGAATTCTGGAATATGATTTACCAGGCAGCAGATAATGGCATCACCATTTTTGTAACAACGCACTACATGGATGAAGCAGAATACTGTAACCGTGTAAGTATTATGGTTGATGGAAAAATTGAAGCATTGGATACGCCGGCAGTGTTGAAAAAAATATATCATTCAGATTCAATGGACGATGTGTTTCTGAAGTTGGCAAGAAAAGCAGTAAGGGCAGGCGATTGATTAAAAAGCAAAACATGAAACAATTCTTCGCATTTGTAAAAAAGGAATTCTTCCATATCTGGCGGGATAAACGTACCATGTTTATCCTGTTGGGAATGCCGGTGGTACAGATCGTCATCTTTGGTTTTGCATTAACGAATGAAGTAAAGAATTCAAAGATCGCTGTGCTTGATCAGTCGAAAGATGCTGCAACAGCATCGCTCATCAGCGAATTAAATTCAAGCCGTTATTTTGATGTTGAACGCAATCTAATTTCTGCAGATGAAATTGAACCCGCATTTCGCAGTGGTAAGATCAAGTTGGCAGTTATACTTCCTAATCAGTTTGGTGAAGATTTGCAGCATGTAAACAACGCAACAATTCAATTAATAGCTGATGCATCTGATCCTAATGTTGCCAATACGTTAACGAATTATGCAGCAGCAGTTGTAATGGACTACCAAAACCGTATCACCAATAATCAAAAACTGCCTTATACCATCAATGTAGAGACAAGAATGCTGTATAACCCACAGTTGAAAGGAGCGTATAACTTTGTGCCGGGTGTTATGGCAATGGTGTTGTTACTTGTTTGTACAATGATGACGGCTATTACGATTGTGCGTGAAAAAGAAATGGGTACCATGGAGATCATGCTGGTATCTCCAATGAAACCACAATTGGTGGTATTTGCAAAAGCTGTTCCCTACTTATTATTATCAACCATCAATATTGCCAGTATTCTTTTATTAAGTGTGTATGTGCTGGAGGTGCCCATTAATGGAAGTCTTGCATTACTGGTTGCAGAAAGTATACTGTTTACATTGGTGTCATTATCGCTTGGCTTGTTAATTTCTTCCGGAGCAGAGTCACAACAAACAGCTATGTTTATTTCGTTGGTTGCTCTGTTTTTACCCACCGTTATGTTGAGTGGATTTATGTTTCCCATTGAAAATATGCCATTCCCGTTGCGTACTGTTTCAAACATTGTTCCTGCGAAATGGTATTACATCATAGTAAAATCAGTAATGATCAAAGGAGTTGGAATAACAGCTGTGTGGAAAGAAACGCTGATCCTTACAGGAATGATGCTGTTCTTTTTAGTGCTCGCAATAAAACGTTTTAAAATCAGGTTGCAA is part of the Lacibacter sediminis genome and harbors:
- a CDS encoding ABC transporter ATP-binding protein produces the protein MANDKIITAQELSKRFGHFTAVDAITFDVHKGEIFGFLGANGAGKTTAMRMLCGLSKPTGGKATVAGFDVYTQNEQIKKNIGYMSQKFSLYEDLTVNENMQLYGGIYGKSNAFIKEKTAFILDHLHLEKEANKLVGALPLGWKQKLAFSVAIFHEPEIVFLDEPTGGVDPVTRREFWNMIYQAADNGITIFVTTHYMDEAEYCNRVSIMVDGKIEALDTPAVLKKIYHSDSMDDVFLKLARKAVRAGD
- a CDS encoding ABC transporter permease — protein: MKQFFAFVKKEFFHIWRDKRTMFILLGMPVVQIVIFGFALTNEVKNSKIAVLDQSKDAATASLISELNSSRYFDVERNLISADEIEPAFRSGKIKLAVILPNQFGEDLQHVNNATIQLIADASDPNVANTLTNYAAAVVMDYQNRITNNQKLPYTINVETRMLYNPQLKGAYNFVPGVMAMVLLLVCTMMTAITIVREKEMGTMEIMLVSPMKPQLVVFAKAVPYLLLSTINIASILLLSVYVLEVPINGSLALLVAESILFTLVSLSLGLLISSGAESQQTAMFISLVALFLPTVMLSGFMFPIENMPFPLRTVSNIVPAKWYYIIVKSVMIKGVGITAVWKETLILTGMMLFFLVLAIKRFKIRLQ